The Manis javanica isolate MJ-LG chromosome 6, MJ_LKY, whole genome shotgun sequence genome contains a region encoding:
- the LOC118971005 gene encoding uncharacterized protein has product MYLQINPQHHTVDFALFIQNTAGSGRAASLDPARRAPGLRLPPGLSFKKRASRAHPPPVARKEPHSPRSKPSKHRHSTAASGPRQPRSSASEGRAARRTGPSAAGAPHPPAPTLTRSDVTAPGRGPASPPREGARESAARGRGEKGDGSHQTGTWRTEAKSLTLGQPCGNAPARMVSLFSPGATSALQSSPGQNSCGVTARCGRLRLRMQSAWWHFPFN; this is encoded by the exons GCTCGGGAAGAGCAGCGAGCCTGGACCCCGCGCGGAGGGCCCCAGGCCTCAGGCTCCCGCCCGGCCTCAGCTTCAAGAAGAGGGCCTCGCGCGCCCACCCGCCTCCCGTCGCCCGGAAGGAGCCGCACTCACCGAGGAGCAAGCCCAGCAAACACCGACATAGCACGGCTGCCAGCGGCCCCCGCCAGCCCAGGAGCAGCGCTTCGGAGGGGAGAGCAGCCCGGCGCACTGGGCCCAGCGCTGCCGGCGCCCCCCACCCACCAGCACCCACGCTGACGCGCAGTGACGTCACCGCGCCCGGCCGGGGCCCTGCGTCCCCGCCGCGCGAGGGCGCCCGGGAGTCTGCGGCCAGGGGACGCGGGGAGAAGGGGGACGGTTCCCATCAG ACGGGGACTTGGCGAACCGAGGCGAAGAGTTTGACCCTTGGACAACCCTGCGGAAACGCCCCTGCGCGGATGGTTTCGCTCTTCTCCCCCGGCGCCACCTCCGCGCTGCAGTCCAGCCCCGGGCAGAATTCCTGCGGTGTGACCGCGCGCTGTGGACGACTGCGGCTGCGGATGCAGTCCGCCTGGTGGCATTTTCCCTTCAATTAA